The Methanoculleus marisnigri JR1 genome window below encodes:
- a CDS encoding prenyltransferase has product MPPRLLSLAWRVSRFRFWIYTGGTYVVGYALGMDSWTAFFDPAYVLFLLYFFFPANLFIYGVNDWWDQDTDRFNPKKDVKEYRISDADGRSLLLLLALAGAVSLALLFVLDTVGRALLLAFLFLSYFYSAPPLRFKEVPVLDFSSNMLYVVPGILGYYLASGALPPLALVIAGYLHISAMHLFSAIPDIGWDAAAGMTTTAVVLGRRRSLLLCLVFWSGLAALVIWLAGFAPLSLLVLIYPAVPLALLLRESLSIDRVYWYLPFVNTGLGGLVFLLATLRTVAG; this is encoded by the coding sequence ATGCCTCCCCGGCTCCTCTCGCTTGCCTGGCGGGTCTCGCGGTTCCGGTTCTGGATCTACACCGGCGGAACCTACGTGGTGGGCTACGCCCTCGGGATGGACTCCTGGACGGCCTTCTTCGACCCCGCGTACGTCCTCTTCCTGCTCTACTTCTTCTTCCCGGCAAACCTCTTCATCTACGGGGTGAACGACTGGTGGGACCAGGACACCGACCGGTTCAATCCAAAAAAAGACGTGAAGGAGTACCGCATCAGTGATGCGGACGGCCGGAGCCTGCTCCTCCTCCTCGCTCTTGCGGGCGCCGTCAGCCTCGCGCTCCTTTTCGTGCTCGACACTGTCGGGCGGGCGCTTCTCCTCGCGTTCCTCTTCCTCTCCTACTTCTACAGCGCTCCACCGCTCCGGTTCAAGGAGGTCCCGGTCCTTGACTTCTCCTCGAACATGCTCTACGTCGTCCCGGGAATCCTGGGCTACTACCTCGCGAGCGGCGCCCTCCCGCCGCTGGCTCTCGTCATCGCCGGCTACCTTCACATCTCCGCAATGCACCTCTTCTCCGCTATCCCCGATATCGGATGGGATGCGGCCGCGGGGATGACGACGACGGCCGTCGTCCTCGGGAGGCGACGCTCGCTCCTCCTCTGCCTCGTCTTCTGGTCGGGGCTTGCCGCCCTCGTCATCTGGCTCGCCGGTTTTGCTCCACTCAGCCTGCTCGTCCTGATTTACCCGGCCGTCCCTCTCGCCCTCCTCCTCCGGGAGAGCCTCTCCATCGACCGGGTCTACTGGTATCTGCCTTTCGTCAACACCGGCCTCGGGGGGCTGGTCTTTCTTCTCGCGACCCTCCGGACGGTGGCGGGGTAG
- a CDS encoding AEC family transporter produces the protein MNGAIMDFLIVADQIFILVLLIAAGYVAVSAKIVDPRATRGLSGLLINITIPALIVASMQVPFTPERLAGAETLVLATGMLYVFSFALAWAVSKAMRVPAAEEGVLQFAIVFGNVGFMGFPVALTLFGEESLFYVAIFNLFFNVLVFSVGIAMLTEGRGKGFDPKLLLNPGIAASVVGLALFLGSVEIPSPFIDSIELLGGVTTPLAMIIVGAMLATFPAREMVGNWRIWAASAVLLLAVPAAYCYLLAPVFADTYINGIMITMAAMPAAANTVIFAEQYGADSRLASQIVFVSTIGSLVTIPLIATVML, from the coding sequence ATGAACGGCGCGATCATGGATTTCCTGATAGTTGCAGACCAGATCTTCATCCTGGTCCTCCTGATCGCCGCGGGCTATGTCGCCGTCTCCGCAAAGATCGTCGACCCCCGGGCCACCCGGGGGCTCTCGGGGCTCCTCATCAACATCACCATCCCGGCGCTGATCGTCGCCTCGATGCAGGTGCCCTTCACCCCCGAGCGCCTCGCCGGGGCCGAGACTCTGGTCCTCGCGACCGGGATGCTCTACGTCTTCTCGTTCGCCCTCGCCTGGGCGGTCTCGAAGGCCATGCGGGTCCCGGCCGCGGAGGAAGGCGTCCTCCAGTTCGCGATCGTCTTCGGCAACGTCGGGTTCATGGGGTTCCCGGTCGCCCTGACGCTTTTTGGAGAGGAGTCGCTCTTTTACGTCGCGATCTTCAACCTCTTCTTCAACGTCCTGGTCTTCTCGGTCGGGATCGCGATGCTGACCGAAGGAAGGGGGAAGGGGTTCGATCCAAAACTCCTCTTAAACCCCGGGATCGCGGCCTCCGTCGTCGGGCTCGCCCTCTTCCTCGGCTCGGTGGAGATCCCCTCCCCCTTCATCGACTCAATCGAACTCCTCGGGGGGGTGACGACGCCGCTCGCCATGATCATCGTCGGGGCGATGCTCGCGACGTTCCCGGCCCGGGAGATGGTCGGGAACTGGCGGATCTGGGCCGCGAGCGCCGTCCTCCTCCTCGCCGTCCCGGCGGCCTACTGCTACCTCCTCGCCCCGGTCTTTGCCGACACCTACATCAACGGGATCATGATCACGATGGCCGCGATGCCCGCCGCCGCAAACACCGTCATCTTCGCGGAGCAGTACGGCGCCGACTCCCGGCTCGCGTCGCAGATCGTCTTCGTCTCGACGATCGGGTCGCTCGTTACGATTCCGCTGATCGCGACGGTGATGCTGTAG
- a CDS encoding phytoene desaturase family protein gives MRAVIVGAGFGGLSVAALLAKGGFDVTVVEKNERPGGRASIHRDGGFTFDMGPSWYLMPDVYDRFFAEFGRSPGDYFPLARLDPSYRVFFGTDRVADVSADLEKNYDLFESFEPGGAGKLRGYLAGAEETYRTTMDDLLYRDYRSILDFFDRRLLSRGRKLHPFENLESFVKKRFASDEARKIVQYSIGFLGGSPENTPSFYHIMTHIDMNMGVWYPEGGMRAVVEALVSLGREFGVEYRYNEPATAIDVERGLARRVVTPLGAHETDIVVVNADYPFTELSLLPEGSRSYSASYWKKKVLAPSTFVAYLGVDRVVEGLAHHNVFLEPDWEEGFETIFDPKKAAWPENPSFYVNVPSRTDTTAAPSGTDTLFVLAPLAPGIEDTPELRERFYDLLMSRMEEILGENIRDSVVSRRIFALSDFSNRYNAYRGTALGLSHTLRQTALWRPAHQSKRVRNLYYTGQYTHPGIGVPMTLISSQIVARELTDRYRR, from the coding sequence ATGCGAGCTGTAATTGTTGGGGCCGGGTTCGGGGGTCTCTCCGTCGCCGCCCTTCTTGCGAAGGGCGGCTTCGACGTCACGGTCGTCGAGAAGAACGAGCGGCCCGGGGGCCGGGCGAGCATCCACCGCGACGGGGGGTTCACGTTCGACATGGGGCCGTCGTGGTACCTGATGCCCGACGTATACGACCGGTTCTTCGCGGAGTTCGGGAGGAGCCCGGGAGACTACTTCCCGCTCGCGAGACTCGACCCGTCATACCGGGTCTTCTTCGGGACCGACCGGGTCGCGGACGTCTCGGCCGATCTCGAGAAGAACTACGATCTCTTCGAGTCGTTCGAACCCGGAGGAGCCGGGAAACTCCGGGGTTACCTCGCCGGGGCGGAGGAGACCTACCGGACAACGATGGACGACCTCCTCTACCGGGACTACCGGAGCATCCTCGACTTCTTCGACCGGCGGCTCCTCTCCCGGGGAAGGAAACTCCATCCCTTCGAGAACCTGGAGTCCTTCGTCAAGAAGCGCTTCGCAAGCGACGAAGCCCGTAAAATCGTCCAGTATTCCATCGGTTTCCTCGGCGGGTCGCCGGAAAACACCCCCTCGTTCTACCACATCATGACGCATATCGACATGAACATGGGCGTGTGGTATCCGGAAGGGGGCATGCGGGCGGTGGTCGAGGCTCTGGTCTCGCTCGGCCGGGAGTTCGGGGTCGAGTACCGCTACAACGAACCGGCGACCGCCATCGACGTGGAAAGGGGGCTCGCACGCCGGGTCGTCACCCCTCTCGGTGCGCACGAGACCGATATCGTCGTGGTGAACGCGGACTACCCGTTCACGGAACTCTCCCTCCTCCCCGAAGGCTCCCGGTCATACTCCGCCTCCTACTGGAAAAAGAAGGTCCTCGCCCCGTCCACGTTCGTCGCCTATCTCGGCGTAGACCGGGTGGTCGAGGGGCTCGCGCACCATAACGTCTTCCTCGAGCCCGACTGGGAGGAGGGGTTTGAGACGATCTTCGACCCCAAGAAAGCCGCCTGGCCGGAGAATCCTTCATTCTACGTCAACGTCCCCTCGCGGACGGATACGACCGCCGCCCCGAGCGGCACCGATACGCTCTTCGTCCTCGCGCCCCTCGCCCCCGGCATCGAGGATACACCGGAACTCCGCGAGCGGTTCTACGACCTCCTCATGAGCCGGATGGAGGAGATCCTCGGCGAGAATATCCGTGACTCGGTCGTGTCCCGGCGAATCTTCGCGCTCTCGGACTTTTCGAACCGTTACAACGCCTACCGGGGCACGGCGCTCGGTCTCTCCCACACCCTCCGGCAGACGGCGCTCTGGCGCCCCGCACACCAGAGCAAGCGTGTCAGGAACCTCTACTACACCGGCCAGTATACCCACCCGGGGATCGGGGTGCCGATGACCCTGATATCCTCCCAGATCGTCGCCCGCGAGTTGACCGACCGTTACCGCCGGTGA
- a CDS encoding phytoene/squalene synthase family protein, translating into MIDRTIYNIFRRGSRTYFYSTLFFPPAVREDVFSLYSFVRTADDYVDAVPQEIEEFYAFADRYAAAEAGEATGDVVVESFVDLAGRKGFDPAWTTAFLRSMESDIIVGSYRTIRDLEGYLYGSSEVIGLMMARILDLPPESYAAAQNLGRAMQYVNFIRDIAEDLALGRTYFPLEEMEAFGLDDLSAAAASRDPGGFAAFLRFQLRRYREWQEAAEAGFGHIPRRYRIPIRTASDMYRWTARTIERDPAVVHRRKVKPSVIRIVSGAATNTLKA; encoded by the coding sequence TTGATCGACCGGACCATCTACAATATCTTCAGGCGGGGGAGCAGGACCTACTTCTACTCGACCCTCTTCTTCCCGCCGGCGGTGCGGGAGGATGTCTTTTCGCTCTACAGCTTCGTCCGCACCGCCGACGACTACGTGGACGCCGTGCCGCAGGAGATCGAGGAGTTCTACGCTTTCGCCGACCGCTACGCCGCGGCCGAGGCCGGGGAGGCGACGGGAGACGTGGTGGTCGAGTCGTTCGTCGACCTTGCAGGGCGCAAAGGCTTTGATCCGGCATGGACAACGGCATTTCTCCGCTCCATGGAGAGCGACATCATCGTCGGCTCTTACCGGACGATCCGGGACCTCGAGGGCTATCTCTACGGTTCGTCCGAGGTGATCGGGCTGATGATGGCCCGGATCCTCGACCTCCCACCGGAGTCGTACGCTGCGGCGCAGAACCTCGGCCGGGCGATGCAGTACGTCAACTTCATCCGCGACATCGCAGAAGACCTCGCTCTCGGCCGGACCTACTTTCCTCTCGAAGAGATGGAGGCGTTCGGGCTTGATGACCTCTCGGCGGCCGCGGCTTCCCGTGACCCCGGGGGATTTGCAGCATTTCTCCGGTTCCAGCTCCGGCGCTACCGGGAGTGGCAGGAGGCGGCGGAAGCCGGGTTCGGGCACATCCCCCGGCGCTACCGGATCCCGATCCGGACGGCGTCGGATATGTACCGCTGGACGGCCCGGACGATCGAGCGCGACCCGGCCGTCGTCCACCGGCGGAAGGTGAAGCCGTCGGTGATCCGGATCGTCTCCGGCGCCGCAACAAATACCCTGAAGGCGTGA